A part of Aegilops tauschii subsp. strangulata cultivar AL8/78 chromosome 2, Aet v6.0, whole genome shotgun sequence genomic DNA contains:
- the LOC109780975 gene encoding uncharacterized protein → MAALVTPAARVSELMAQGRKSAAALEALLQVQDDHAGIRELAAEILSCCDRALAALHGKPAGRKKRKLGPQSAATETTRHKRRTRTTSGETAAATRVERKQNWDDGFVWTKYGQKDIRGSNHPRHYFRCAYTLDAGGCPARRQVQRSEEHDPPLYVLTYFADHTCCHGAEAAFAALDDVKILDFGCVGSRSPRPDDGDARKTSLSEELPAEVAKVESTPLPDMRPAGKVAELSSSTDEIHCSSSWESAAVCSDWDFFGNCSFDYVGEFFDVEDIFVPIACFTCANALLPSVKH, encoded by the exons ATGGCAGCACTAGTCACTCCGGCGGCCCGGGTGTCCGAACTGATGGCGCAGGGACGCAAGTCTGCCGCCGCCCTCGAGGCCCTGCTCCAGGTCCAGGACGACCACGCCGGGATACGGGAGCTCGCCGCCGAGATCCTAAGCTGCTGCGaccgcgccctcgccgccctcCACGGCAAACCTGCAGGCCGGAAGAAGCGCAAGTTGGGGCCCCAGAGCGCAGCCACTGAGACAACCCGGCACAAAAGAAG GACGCGCACGACTAGCGGAGAGACGGCAGCGGCGACGAGGGTGGAGAGGAAGCAGAACTGGGACGACGGCTTCGTGTGGACCAAGTACGGGCAGAAGGACATCCGGGGCAGCAACCACCCGAGGCACTACTTCAGGTGCGCCTACACACTCGACGCCGGCGGCTGCCCGGCCAGGAGGCAGGTCCAGCGGTCAGAGGAGCACGACCCTCCCCTCTACGTCCTCACCTACTTCGCCGACCACACCTGCTGCCACGGTGCCGAGGCGGCGTTCGCCGCCTTGGACGACGTCAAGATCCTCGACTTTGGGTGCGTGGGCAGCCGCTCGCCACGGCCTGACGACGGTGACGCTCGAAAAACCTCACTCTCGGAGGAGCTCCCAGCCGAGGTGGCCAAAGTCGAGTCAACGCCGTTGCCAGACATGCGGCCGGCGGGGAAAGTGGCGGAGCTGAGCTCCTCCACCGACGAAATCCATTGTTCCTCCTCCTGGGAGTCGGCGGCTGTCTGCTCTGACTGGGATTTCTTTGGCAACTGCTCCTTTGATTACGTTGGCGAGTTCTTCGATGTCGAAGACATTTTTGTACCGATAGCATGTTTCACTTGTGCCAACGCTCTCCTTCCGTCGGTGAAGCACTGA